One part of the Azospirillum sp. B510 genome encodes these proteins:
- a CDS encoding multidrug efflux RND transporter permease subunit — MSISTPFILRPVATGLLMLAVVLLGLLGYSALPISSLPTVDFPTVRVTTQLPGAAPEVMASSVTAPLERQLGQIAGISSMISTSSFGLSVITLQFDLSRDIDAASQDVQSAISAASGTLPKGLPNPPVYDKVNPADTPVMVLALSSESLRLETVSDAADTLLAQKLSQVDGVGYVGIEGGLRPAVRVQVNPAAVAGLGLTLEDVRSTITQANVNAPKGSFDGPRQSWSIGVNDQIENAAAYRPVIVAYRNGGPVRLSDIGTVVDSVENTRLAAWHDGKPAVLLNVLRQPGANIIDTVDRIRKLLPALQASLPPQIHMAVLTDRTETIRASVVDVQKTLVLTAGLVVLVIFLFLRKAWATVIPAAALPLSLIGTFGIMALCGFSLDNLSLMALTIASGFVVDDAIVMIENIVRHIEEGETPLQAALKGASQIGFTVVSLTLSLIAVFIPLLFMGGVVGRLFREFAITLSIAVLVSAVISLTLTPMMCARLLKPETETRPNGLFRWTERGFDALLNGYAASLRFVLRHQPATLLVTIATLAATLHLYAVVPKGFLPQQDTGVIIGVTDAAASISVKAMAERQREVADIVRRDPDVAGVASFVGTGTVNATTNTGNLTIALKPRDQRGASAEEIIARLRAATSDLKGVSLFMQAVQDVQIDSRVSRTQYQYVLQDADPRELENWTPRLLDALRARPELTDVATDQQPDGLQVYLAIDRDAASRLHVLPQAIDDTLYDAFGQRQVSTIYTQTNQYRVILEVEPSFQMDPASLSKIYVKSSGGPNGTTVVPLNAVVSVVRRTAPLVITHQGQFPSVTLSFNVAPGVSLGAAVAAIQEARAGIGMPETATARFAGTAAEFRSSLDSQPWLILAAVVAVYIVLGVLYESTIHPITILSTLPSAGIGALLALMATGHDLSLIALVGIVLLIGIVKKNAIMMIDFALEAERHQGMAPERSIYEASLLRFRPIMMTTMAALLGALPLALENGTGSELRRPMGIAIVGGLVLSQVLTLYTTPVVYLYMDRLGDRLGRWLRPRRRKPAAEPGNDASADRAAAE; from the coding sequence ATGAGCATCTCCACCCCCTTCATCCTGCGTCCGGTCGCCACCGGGCTGCTGATGCTGGCGGTCGTGCTGCTCGGCCTGCTCGGCTACAGCGCGCTGCCGATCTCCTCGCTGCCGACGGTCGATTTCCCGACGGTGCGCGTCACCACCCAGCTTCCGGGGGCGGCACCCGAGGTGATGGCCTCCTCGGTCACCGCCCCCCTGGAACGCCAGCTCGGCCAGATCGCCGGCATCTCCTCGATGATCTCGACCAGCTCCTTCGGGCTGTCGGTCATCACCCTGCAATTCGACCTCAGCCGCGACATCGACGCGGCGTCGCAGGACGTGCAGTCGGCGATCAGCGCCGCGTCGGGCACGCTGCCCAAGGGGCTGCCGAACCCGCCGGTCTATGACAAGGTCAATCCGGCCGACACGCCGGTGATGGTGCTGGCGCTGAGTTCGGAATCCTTGCGGCTGGAGACCGTCAGCGACGCCGCCGACACGCTGCTGGCGCAGAAGCTGTCCCAGGTCGACGGCGTCGGCTATGTCGGGATCGAGGGGGGCTTGCGCCCCGCCGTGCGCGTGCAGGTGAACCCGGCCGCCGTCGCCGGTCTCGGGCTGACGCTGGAGGATGTGCGGAGCACCATCACCCAGGCCAACGTCAACGCGCCCAAGGGCAGCTTCGACGGACCGCGCCAGTCCTGGTCGATCGGCGTCAACGACCAGATCGAGAACGCCGCCGCCTACCGCCCGGTGATCGTCGCCTACCGGAACGGCGGGCCGGTGCGGCTGTCCGACATCGGCACCGTGGTCGATTCGGTGGAGAACACCCGGCTGGCCGCCTGGCATGACGGCAAGCCAGCGGTGCTGCTGAACGTGCTGCGCCAGCCCGGCGCCAACATCATCGACACGGTGGACCGCATCCGCAAACTGCTGCCCGCGCTCCAGGCCAGCCTGCCGCCGCAGATCCACATGGCGGTGCTGACCGACCGGACGGAGACCATCCGCGCCTCGGTGGTCGACGTGCAGAAGACGCTGGTGCTGACCGCCGGTCTGGTGGTGCTGGTGATCTTCCTGTTCCTGCGCAAGGCCTGGGCCACCGTCATCCCGGCCGCGGCATTGCCGCTGTCGCTGATCGGCACCTTCGGCATCATGGCGCTGTGCGGCTTCAGCCTGGACAATTTGTCGCTGATGGCGCTGACCATCGCGTCCGGCTTCGTCGTCGACGACGCCATCGTGATGATCGAGAACATCGTCCGCCACATCGAGGAGGGCGAGACGCCGTTGCAGGCGGCCTTGAAGGGGGCCAGCCAGATCGGCTTCACCGTGGTCTCGCTGACCCTGTCGCTGATCGCGGTGTTCATCCCGCTCCTGTTCATGGGCGGGGTGGTCGGCCGGCTGTTCCGCGAATTCGCCATCACCCTGTCGATCGCGGTGCTGGTGTCGGCGGTGATCTCGCTGACGCTGACGCCGATGATGTGCGCCCGCCTGCTCAAGCCCGAAACCGAGACCAGGCCCAACGGCCTGTTCCGCTGGACCGAGCGCGGCTTCGACGCGTTGCTGAACGGCTATGCCGCCTCGCTGCGCTTCGTCCTGCGCCACCAGCCGGCGACCCTGCTGGTCACCATCGCCACGCTGGCCGCCACGCTCCACCTCTATGCCGTGGTGCCGAAGGGCTTCCTGCCGCAGCAGGACACCGGCGTCATCATCGGCGTGACCGACGCCGCCGCCTCGATCTCGGTCAAGGCGATGGCGGAGCGCCAGCGCGAGGTCGCCGACATCGTGCGGCGCGATCCCGACGTCGCCGGGGTGGCCAGCTTCGTCGGCACCGGCACGGTGAACGCCACCACCAACACCGGCAACCTGACCATCGCGCTGAAGCCGCGCGACCAGCGAGGCGCCTCGGCGGAGGAGATCATCGCCCGGCTGCGCGCCGCCACCTCCGACCTGAAGGGCGTGTCGCTGTTCATGCAGGCGGTGCAGGACGTGCAGATCGACAGCCGGGTCAGCCGCACCCAGTACCAGTATGTCCTTCAGGACGCCGACCCGCGCGAGCTGGAGAACTGGACCCCGCGCCTGCTCGACGCCCTGCGGGCGCGGCCGGAGCTGACCGACGTGGCGACCGACCAGCAGCCGGACGGCTTGCAGGTCTATCTCGCCATCGACCGCGACGCCGCCAGCCGGCTGCATGTGCTGCCCCAGGCGATCGACGACACGCTCTATGACGCCTTCGGCCAGCGCCAGGTCTCGACCATCTACACCCAGACCAACCAGTACCGGGTGATCCTGGAGGTGGAGCCGTCCTTCCAGATGGACCCGGCGTCGCTGTCCAAGATCTATGTGAAGTCCAGCGGTGGCCCAAATGGAACCACCGTGGTGCCGCTGAACGCCGTGGTGTCGGTGGTGCGCCGGACCGCCCCGCTGGTCATCACCCACCAGGGCCAGTTCCCCTCCGTCACCCTGTCCTTCAACGTGGCGCCCGGCGTCTCGCTGGGGGCGGCGGTGGCGGCGATCCAGGAGGCGCGGGCCGGCATCGGCATGCCCGAAACCGCCACCGCCCGCTTCGCCGGAACGGCGGCCGAGTTCCGCTCCTCGCTCGACAGCCAGCCCTGGCTGATCCTGGCGGCGGTGGTCGCCGTCTACATCGTGCTGGGCGTGCTGTACGAGAGCACGATCCACCCCATCACCATCCTGTCGACCCTGCCGTCGGCCGGCATCGGCGCCCTGCTGGCGCTGATGGCGACCGGGCATGATCTGTCGCTGATCGCGCTGGTCGGCATCGTGCTGCTGATCGGCATCGTCAAGAAGAACGCCATCATGATGATCGACTTCGCCCTGGAGGCGGAGCGTCACCAGGGCATGGCGCCGGAACGCTCGATCTACGAGGCGTCGCTGCTGCGCTTCCGCCCGATCATGATGACCACCATGGCGGCGCTGCTCGGCGCCCTGCCGCTGGCGTTGGAGAACGGCACCGGGTCGGAGCTGCGACGGCCGATGGGCATCGCCATCGTCGGCGGCCTGGTGTTGAGCCAGGTGCTGACGCTCTACACCACGCCGGTGGTCTACCTCTACATGGACCGGCTTGGCGACCGGCTCGGCCGCTGGCTGCGGCCCCGGCGCCGGAAGCCGGCGGCCGAGCCGGGCAACGACGCCTCCGCCGACCGCGCGGCGGCGGAGTAG
- a CDS encoding TonB-dependent siderophore receptor yields MSQGTTFGVMVLAGLMVPAVAGAQSSGNGAGNGAAVQMPAVTVTGRGETALSPVTGYVANQQATGTKTDTPLIETPQSISVIPADQIRDQNAQTLNQVVRYTAGVTAETRGAVATRYDQLKVRGFDADIYLNGLKLQSLYYTTSQIDPYLLERAEVLKGPTSVLYGQSPAGGLINQVSKRPTATALNEVGIEYGTDNHWRGTADFSGPIDKDGKFLYRLTAVGLSEDGQIRMTENQRIAVAPSVTWRPDAETSLTLLGFYQHDPKGNSYGGIPAQGTVLPNPLGRIPVDFYDGDPNFEKFDRRQASLGYAFDKRLSDVWTVRLNGRWLNAKVAYDSLYANGLSSDNRSLFRGIATSREEMNAYAFDNQIEGRFSTGPVRHTLLAGIDHQRLDGHYTAGFGAAPSIDVFNPVYGIAVTRPPTSRTEIDGRQTGVYLQDQLRLGGFILTVAGRRDWAKTTSTTSGGGSTQSDQAWTGRAGLTYVFENGLAPYVSYAESFTPSSGVNFSGAPFKPEKGTQYEVGVKYQPPGLNSLFTAALFDLTRSNLLTRDPAHPGFSVQSGEARSRGVELEAKVGVTKDLELIGTYTFLDTTYTKDNDGLEGKRLAAVPRHQASAWAMYHLPEATPLAGLGVGAGVRFTGGTVNTANSFKVPSFTLVDATVSYDLGALSPKLRGAEVTVNSKNLFDKEYVASCYYGEWCAYGYRRTVTAGLRYRW; encoded by the coding sequence ATGTCGCAGGGAACGACGTTCGGCGTGATGGTGCTGGCCGGCCTGATGGTGCCAGCGGTGGCGGGGGCGCAAAGCTCCGGCAATGGTGCCGGCAATGGCGCCGCGGTGCAGATGCCGGCGGTGACGGTGACCGGGCGGGGGGAAACGGCCCTGTCGCCGGTGACCGGCTATGTCGCCAACCAGCAGGCGACCGGCACCAAGACCGACACGCCGCTGATCGAGACGCCGCAGTCGATCTCGGTCATTCCGGCCGATCAGATCCGCGATCAGAACGCGCAGACGCTGAATCAGGTGGTGCGCTATACCGCCGGCGTCACGGCGGAGACGCGCGGCGCGGTGGCGACCCGCTACGACCAGCTGAAGGTGCGCGGCTTCGACGCCGACATCTATCTGAACGGGCTGAAGCTCCAGTCCCTCTATTACACCACCTCCCAGATCGATCCCTATCTGCTGGAGCGGGCGGAGGTGCTGAAGGGGCCGACCTCGGTGCTCTACGGCCAGTCGCCGGCCGGCGGCCTGATCAACCAGGTCTCCAAGCGCCCGACCGCCACCGCGCTGAACGAGGTCGGGATCGAATATGGTACCGACAACCATTGGCGCGGCACCGCCGATTTCTCCGGCCCGATCGACAAGGACGGTAAATTCCTCTACCGCCTGACCGCCGTCGGCCTGAGCGAGGACGGCCAGATCCGGATGACGGAGAATCAGCGGATCGCCGTCGCCCCCTCCGTCACCTGGAGGCCGGACGCCGAGACCAGCCTGACCCTGCTGGGCTTCTACCAGCATGACCCGAAGGGCAATTCCTATGGCGGCATCCCGGCACAGGGCACGGTGCTGCCCAACCCGCTGGGCCGGATCCCGGTCGATTTCTATGACGGCGACCCGAATTTCGAGAAATTCGACCGCCGCCAGGCCTCCCTCGGCTACGCCTTCGACAAGAGGCTGAGCGATGTCTGGACCGTCCGGCTGAACGGGCGCTGGCTGAACGCCAAGGTCGCCTATGACAGCCTGTATGCCAACGGCCTGTCGTCGGACAACCGCAGCCTCTTCCGCGGCATCGCCACCTCGCGGGAGGAGATGAACGCCTACGCCTTCGACAACCAGATCGAAGGGCGCTTCTCCACCGGTCCGGTCCGGCACACGCTGCTGGCCGGCATCGATCACCAGCGGCTCGACGGCCATTACACCGCCGGCTTCGGGGCGGCGCCGTCGATCGACGTGTTCAATCCGGTCTATGGCATCGCCGTCACCCGGCCGCCGACCAGCCGCACCGAGATCGACGGGCGCCAGACCGGCGTCTATCTGCAGGACCAGTTGAGGCTCGGCGGCTTCATCCTGACGGTCGCCGGACGCCGCGATTGGGCGAAGACCACTTCGACCACGAGCGGCGGCGGCAGCACCCAGTCCGATCAGGCCTGGACCGGCCGCGCCGGCCTGACCTATGTCTTCGAGAACGGCCTCGCTCCCTATGTCAGCTATGCCGAATCCTTCACGCCCAGCAGCGGCGTCAATTTCTCCGGCGCGCCCTTCAAGCCGGAAAAGGGCACCCAGTACGAGGTCGGCGTGAAGTATCAGCCGCCCGGCCTCAACAGCCTGTTCACCGCGGCGCTGTTCGACCTGACCCGCAGCAACCTGCTGACCAGGGATCCCGCCCATCCCGGCTTCTCCGTCCAGAGCGGCGAGGCGCGGTCGCGCGGCGTCGAGCTGGAGGCCAAGGTCGGCGTGACCAAGGATCTCGAGCTGATCGGCACCTACACCTTCCTCGACACCACATACACCAAGGACAATGACGGGCTGGAGGGCAAGCGCCTGGCCGCGGTGCCGCGCCATCAGGCGTCGGCCTGGGCGATGTACCATCTGCCGGAGGCGACCCCGCTGGCCGGGCTGGGCGTCGGCGCCGGTGTCCGCTTCACCGGCGGCACGGTGAACACGGCGAACAGCTTCAAGGTGCCGTCCTTCACCCTGGTGGACGCCACCGTCTCCTACGATCTGGGGGCCCTGTCGCCCAAGCTGCGGGGGGCGGAGGTCACCGTCAACAGCAAGAACCTGTTCGACAAGGAGTATGTCGCCTCCTGCTATTACGGCGAATGGTGCGCCTACGGCTATCGGCGGACGGTGACCGCCGGCCTGCGCTACCGCTGGTAA
- a CDS encoding RNA polymerase sigma factor: MAEDSDDALMARVAGGDAAAFDRLAARHMRRAVALAQRMTGNPSDADEIAQEAFLRVWRHAGRWDGARAAFTTWLYRIVMNLAIDRGRRPGWSPLQEAGDPPDERPDALTRIAERQTAERVNRALAALPDRQRAAVLLFHQEGLSLRQAAEILAMSESAFASLLARARAALKTALTVSEIL; the protein is encoded by the coding sequence GTGGCGGAGGACAGCGACGACGCGTTGATGGCGCGGGTGGCCGGCGGCGACGCCGCCGCCTTCGACCGGCTGGCCGCCCGCCACATGCGCCGGGCGGTGGCGCTGGCCCAGCGGATGACCGGCAACCCGTCCGACGCCGACGAGATCGCGCAGGAGGCGTTCCTGCGGGTCTGGCGGCATGCCGGCCGCTGGGACGGGGCGCGGGCCGCCTTCACCACCTGGCTCTACCGCATCGTCATGAATCTCGCCATCGACCGCGGCCGCCGTCCCGGCTGGTCGCCGCTGCAAGAGGCCGGCGATCCGCCCGACGAGCGGCCCGACGCCCTGACCCGCATCGCCGAGCGCCAGACCGCCGAACGCGTCAACCGGGCGCTGGCCGCCTTGCCCGACCGCCAGCGCGCCGCCGTCCTGCTGTTCCACCAGGAGGGGCTCAGCCTGCGGCAGGCCGCCGAGATCCTGGCGATGAGCGAAAGCGCCTTCGCCTCGCTGCTGGCCCGCGCCCGCGCCGCGCTGAAGACCGCGCTCACCGTCTCCGAGATCCTGTGA
- a CDS encoding periplasmic heavy metal sensor — protein MSGFAPRTSPSPPLVNRLRRSLTLRRLALISLALNLFLGAMLAGTIGKPAPPPYRPMPDRFVEHMAAGLSDADAARLRAAFEPLRPRYDALSQDYREGGQQVRGLLQAEPVDFDSLNAAIADARAKHRQIAELTEQTVLSVLPDLSPPGRLRLVGGWGTAGMADAPKK, from the coding sequence ATGAGCGGTTTCGCCCCCCGGACCAGCCCGTCGCCGCCCTTGGTCAACCGCCTCCGGCGGAGCCTGACCCTGCGCCGCCTGGCGCTGATCTCGCTGGCGCTGAACCTGTTCCTGGGCGCCATGCTGGCCGGCACCATCGGCAAACCCGCGCCCCCGCCCTACCGGCCGATGCCCGACCGCTTCGTCGAACATATGGCCGCCGGCCTGTCCGATGCCGATGCCGCCCGTCTGCGCGCCGCCTTCGAACCGCTGCGCCCGCGCTACGACGCGCTGAGCCAGGACTATCGCGAGGGGGGGCAGCAGGTGCGCGGCCTGCTTCAGGCGGAGCCGGTGGATTTCGACTCCTTGAACGCCGCGATCGCCGACGCCCGCGCCAAGCACCGCCAGATCGCCGAATTGACCGAACAGACCGTGCTCTCCGTCCTGCCCGACCTGTCGCCGCCCGGACGGCTGCGGCTGGTCGGCGGATGGGGGACCGCCGGCATGGCCGATGCGCCTAAAAAATAG
- a CDS encoding efflux RND transporter permease subunit translates to MLPPNPLGNPLSSAASLSALFIRRPVGTALLMVGLMILGAVAYRFLPVAPLPQVEFPTIIVTASLPGASPETMAASVATPLERRLSRIAGVSEMTSNSKLGSTVVVVQFDLNRDVEAASRDVQAAINAAGGDLPADLPSPPRMRRINPADAPVMTLAMTSTTLAPAELYNLADSVIGQRLSQIEGVAQVTINGAEKTAVRVRVNATAAANMGVSLDAIRTVISQANANGAKGSFDGTHESWAIGASDQLFDADAYRRLIVTERNGAVVRLGDVADVIEAPENRYTAAWQDGHRAILINIQKQPGSNVVDTVDRIRAELPTLRGWMPPGVSLSVRTDRTPTIRASIDDVQKTLAVTVALVVMVMALFLRRLWATVIPAASVPLSLAGTCGVMWIVGYSLDNFSLMALTISVGFVVDDAIVVIENIVRHIEKGARPFEAAVAGTRQVAFTVVSISLSLVAVFIPILFMGGIQGRLFREFAVVLSVAIAVSAVVSLTLTPMMCAHLLRPETERGPTGRLGRALGWVGDRLFGLHAGGLDWVLAHRRAMLLATAAIIGVSVWLYGQVPKGFVPQQDTGLLIGFSDPPPDISFRAMVSRQRALQDAVAGDPAVDSVGGTIGGGGPGGTYSGQIVIGLKPKDERDDLATVIQRLRQRAGKVPGVQLYLTPVQDIRVGGFQGRSQYRYSLQDADISALNEWAPKLVDKMRTLPELVDVANDRQNGGVQANVIVDRDAASRLGVSLSALESTLYDAFGQRQVSTMYLMQNQHKVVLEVEPSEALGPDDLKRIFVPGRGGMVPLSAVSRVVIGNQAASIQHQSGFPVANLTFDLAPGVSLSQATELIQRAAEDIGMPASIRAGFQGDARAFQQSASSQPLLILAALITIYIVLGVLYESLIHPLTILSTLPSAGLGALIALILTGYDLSIVALIGIILLVGIVKKNAIMMIDFALEAERTRGLSPLEAIREAGLVRFRPIMMTTMAALLGAVPLAFDYGTGGEIRRPLGIAIIGGLLVSQMLTLYTTPVVYLTLERLALRRHRRAAIAAPAE, encoded by the coding sequence ATGCTGCCCCCCAATCCCCTAGGCAACCCGCTCTCCTCGGCCGCCTCGCTCTCCGCCCTGTTCATCCGGCGGCCGGTCGGCACCGCGCTGCTGATGGTCGGGCTGATGATCCTGGGGGCGGTGGCCTATCGCTTCCTGCCGGTGGCGCCGCTGCCGCAGGTCGAATTCCCCACCATCATCGTCACCGCCTCGCTGCCGGGCGCCAGCCCGGAGACCATGGCGGCCTCGGTCGCCACCCCCTTGGAACGCCGGCTCTCCCGCATCGCCGGGGTGTCGGAGATGACGTCGAACAGCAAGCTCGGCAGCACGGTCGTCGTCGTCCAGTTCGACCTGAACCGCGATGTCGAGGCGGCGTCGCGCGACGTGCAGGCGGCGATCAACGCCGCCGGCGGCGACCTGCCGGCCGACCTGCCGAGCCCGCCCCGGATGCGGCGCATCAACCCGGCCGACGCGCCGGTGATGACGCTGGCGATGACCTCGACCACGCTGGCCCCGGCGGAGCTCTACAATCTGGCCGACAGCGTCATCGGCCAGCGGCTGAGCCAGATCGAGGGGGTGGCCCAGGTCACCATCAACGGGGCGGAGAAGACGGCGGTGCGCGTGCGCGTCAACGCCACCGCCGCCGCCAACATGGGCGTCAGCCTGGACGCGATCCGAACCGTCATTTCCCAGGCCAACGCCAACGGCGCCAAGGGCAGCTTCGACGGCACCCATGAATCCTGGGCGATCGGCGCCAGCGACCAGCTGTTCGACGCCGACGCCTACCGCCGGCTGATCGTGACCGAGAGGAACGGCGCCGTCGTCCGGCTCGGCGACGTCGCCGACGTGATCGAGGCGCCGGAGAACAGATACACCGCCGCCTGGCAGGACGGCCATCGCGCCATCCTGATCAACATCCAGAAGCAGCCCGGCTCCAACGTGGTCGACACGGTGGACCGCATCCGGGCGGAACTGCCGACGCTGCGCGGCTGGATGCCGCCGGGCGTCAGCCTGTCGGTGCGCACCGACCGCACGCCGACCATCCGCGCCTCCATCGACGACGTGCAGAAGACGCTGGCGGTCACGGTGGCGCTGGTGGTGATGGTGATGGCGCTGTTCCTGCGCCGGCTGTGGGCGACGGTGATCCCGGCGGCCTCGGTGCCGCTGTCGCTGGCCGGCACCTGCGGCGTGATGTGGATCGTCGGCTACAGCCTGGACAATTTCTCGCTGATGGCGCTGACCATCTCGGTCGGCTTCGTGGTCGACGACGCCATCGTCGTCATCGAGAACATCGTCCGCCACATCGAAAAGGGCGCCAGGCCCTTCGAGGCGGCGGTGGCGGGAACCCGGCAGGTCGCCTTCACCGTGGTGTCGATCAGCCTGTCGCTGGTCGCCGTCTTCATCCCCATCCTGTTCATGGGCGGCATCCAGGGCCGGCTGTTCCGCGAATTCGCCGTCGTCCTGTCGGTCGCCATCGCCGTGTCGGCGGTGGTGTCGCTGACCCTGACGCCGATGATGTGCGCCCATCTGCTGCGACCGGAGACGGAGCGCGGGCCGACCGGCCGCCTCGGCCGCGCGCTGGGCTGGGTCGGCGACCGGCTGTTCGGGCTCCATGCCGGCGGGCTCGACTGGGTGCTGGCCCACCGCCGGGCCATGCTGCTGGCGACCGCCGCCATCATCGGCGTCAGCGTCTGGCTCTACGGACAGGTGCCGAAGGGCTTCGTGCCGCAGCAGGACACCGGCCTCTTGATCGGCTTCAGCGACCCGCCGCCCGACATCTCCTTCCGCGCCATGGTGTCGCGCCAGCGCGCCCTTCAGGACGCGGTGGCCGGGGATCCGGCGGTGGACAGCGTCGGCGGCACCATCGGCGGCGGCGGCCCCGGCGGCACCTATTCCGGCCAGATCGTCATCGGGCTGAAGCCGAAGGACGAGCGCGACGACCTCGCCACCGTCATCCAGCGGCTGCGCCAGCGCGCCGGCAAGGTGCCGGGGGTGCAGCTCTATCTGACGCCGGTGCAGGACATCCGGGTCGGCGGCTTCCAGGGGCGCAGCCAGTACCGCTACAGCCTTCAGGACGCCGACATCTCCGCGCTGAACGAGTGGGCGCCCAAGCTGGTCGACAAGATGCGCACCCTGCCGGAGTTGGTCGACGTCGCCAACGACCGCCAGAACGGCGGCGTCCAGGCCAACGTCATCGTCGACCGCGACGCGGCGTCCCGCCTCGGCGTGTCGCTGAGCGCCCTGGAATCGACGCTTTACGACGCCTTCGGCCAGCGTCAGGTCTCGACCATGTATCTGATGCAGAACCAGCACAAGGTGGTGCTGGAGGTCGAGCCGTCGGAGGCGCTCGGCCCCGACGACCTGAAGCGGATCTTCGTGCCCGGCCGCGGCGGCATGGTGCCCTTGTCGGCGGTGTCGCGCGTCGTCATCGGCAACCAGGCCGCCAGCATCCAGCACCAGAGCGGCTTTCCGGTCGCCAACCTGACCTTCGACCTCGCCCCCGGCGTCTCGCTGTCCCAGGCGACCGAGCTGATCCAGCGCGCGGCCGAGGACATCGGCATGCCGGCCAGCATCCGCGCCGGCTTCCAGGGCGACGCGCGGGCCTTCCAGCAATCGGCCTCCAGCCAGCCGCTGCTGATCCTGGCGGCGCTGATCACCATCTACATCGTGCTGGGCGTGCTGTACGAAAGCCTGATCCACCCGCTGACCATCCTGTCGACCCTGCCGTCGGCCGGGCTGGGGGCGCTGATCGCGCTGATCCTGACCGGCTACGACCTGTCGATCGTGGCGCTGATCGGCATCATCCTGCTGGTGGGCATCGTCAAGAAGAACGCCATCATGATGATCGACTTCGCCCTGGAGGCGGAGCGGACGCGCGGCCTGTCGCCCTTGGAGGCGATCCGCGAGGCCGGGCTGGTCCGCTTCCGCCCGATCATGATGACGACGATGGCGGCGCTGCTCGGCGCGGTTCCGCTGGCCTTCGACTATGGCACCGGCGGCGAGATCCGCCGTCCGCTCGGCATCGCCATCATCGGCGGGCTGCTGGTCAGCCAGATGCTGACGCTCTACACCACGCCGGTGGTCTATCTGACGCTGGAACGGCTGGCCCTGCGGCGCCACCGCCGCGCCGCCATCGCCGCGCCCGCGGAATAG
- a CDS encoding efflux RND transporter periplasmic adaptor subunit, translating into MTIRWKPVVTGVVLAGLVGGVGYAVQQKLMPPAAQPGQSPGPRGASGARNSVVAVQAGTVAREDVPIWFDGIGTVQAFNTVTVRARVDGELQRVSLQEGQLVKAGDLLATIDSRPLQAQLAQAVAKKAQDEAQLANARRDLERNMGLKEFASRQTVDTQRALVAQYEAQIRADEAAIEAVQVQLNYTTVTAPLSGRIGLRNVDQGNVVRASDQTGIVTITQIQPIAVLFTLPEKQLQAVLAAQAQGPVKVEALDREGRRLLDSGGLSVVDNLIDTGTGTIRLKAEMPNDPQKLWPGQFVNVRLLSTIRRGATTVPSTVVQRGPQGTYAYVIKDDLTVEQRPIKVARQEENKAIIDEGLTPGERVVVDGQYRLQPGSRIRIIEPVAAAEPADRSADKGTPETAPAGQPQDPAARENRRREHQPGEGRQRDGQQREGRQPS; encoded by the coding sequence ATGACGATTCGTTGGAAGCCGGTGGTCACCGGTGTTGTTCTCGCCGGTCTGGTCGGCGGCGTCGGCTATGCGGTCCAACAGAAGCTGATGCCCCCGGCGGCGCAGCCGGGCCAGTCTCCCGGTCCGCGCGGCGCGTCCGGGGCGCGCAACAGCGTGGTGGCGGTGCAGGCCGGCACGGTGGCGCGCGAGGATGTGCCGATCTGGTTCGACGGCATCGGCACCGTCCAGGCCTTCAACACCGTCACCGTGCGCGCCCGCGTCGATGGCGAGTTGCAACGCGTCTCGCTTCAGGAAGGGCAGCTGGTCAAGGCCGGCGACCTGCTGGCGACCATCGATTCCCGGCCGCTCCAGGCCCAGCTCGCCCAGGCGGTCGCCAAGAAGGCGCAGGACGAGGCGCAGCTCGCCAACGCAAGGCGCGACCTGGAGCGCAACATGGGGCTGAAGGAATTCGCCTCGCGCCAGACCGTCGACACCCAGCGCGCCCTGGTCGCCCAGTACGAGGCGCAGATCCGCGCCGACGAGGCGGCGATCGAGGCGGTCCAGGTCCAGCTGAACTACACCACCGTCACCGCCCCGCTCAGCGGCCGCATCGGCCTGCGCAACGTCGACCAGGGCAATGTGGTGCGGGCCAGCGACCAGACCGGCATCGTCACCATCACCCAGATCCAGCCGATCGCCGTCCTCTTCACCCTGCCGGAGAAACAGCTCCAGGCGGTGCTCGCCGCCCAGGCGCAAGGGCCGGTCAAGGTCGAGGCGCTGGACCGCGAGGGCCGCCGCCTGCTCGACAGCGGCGGCCTGTCGGTGGTGGACAACCTGATCGACACCGGCACCGGCACCATCCGGCTGAAGGCGGAGATGCCCAACGACCCGCAAAAGCTGTGGCCGGGCCAGTTCGTCAATGTCCGCCTGCTCTCCACCATCCGCCGCGGCGCCACCACCGTGCCCTCCACCGTGGTGCAGCGCGGCCCCCAGGGCACCTACGCCTATGTCATCAAGGATGACCTGACGGTGGAGCAGCGCCCGATCAAGGTCGCCCGCCAGGAGGAGAACAAGGCGATCATCGACGAGGGGCTGACCCCCGGCGAGCGGGTGGTGGTGGACGGCCAATACCGCCTGCAACCCGGCTCCAGGATCCGCATCATCGAGCCGGTCGCCGCGGCGGAACCGGCGGACAGGAGCGCGGATAAGGGAACGCCCGAGACGGCCCCCGCCGGCCAGCCGCAGGACCCGGCCGCCCGCGAAAACCGGCGGCGCGAACACCAGCCGGGAGAAGGACGGCAACGTGACGGGCAACAACGCGAGGGGCGGCAACCCTCATGA